The following coding sequences lie in one Arachis stenosperma cultivar V10309 chromosome 5, arast.V10309.gnm1.PFL2, whole genome shotgun sequence genomic window:
- the LOC130981300 gene encoding uncharacterized protein LOC130981300 → MLPPRYIFFISVSLATIAVILLALLSPVSHTTNNPTKPWLDLSMYIQQQHQHVASTEDQASSLGGAFMYHGFLTEGPENTSRVVGKAQGFIIIPTSNNVEQFQQYYYYDSSAFNVMCLTFDTPEHSGSLSVEAKEEVLPQKSNNKGRRREELRVVGGIGSFAFARGIAVISQTGGGQSTHENGVAASYHVKLQLQFPKHSSNKFLP, encoded by the coding sequence ATGTTGCCACCAAGGTACATATTCTTCATTTCAGTGTCTCTAGCAACAATAGCAGTGATCTTATTAGCATTGCTCTCACCAGTTTCCCACACCACCAACAATCCAACAAAACCATGGCTTGATCTTTCAATGTACATccaacaacaacatcaacatGTTGCCAGTACTGAAGATCAAGCATCTTCTTTAGGAGGAGCATTCATGTACCACGGTTTTCTCACTGAGGGACCAGAGAACACATCAAGGGTAGTTGGAAAAGCACAGGGATTCATCATAATCCCTACAAGTAACAACGTTGAACAGTTCCAGCAATATTACTATTATGATTCATCTGCATTCAATGTCATGTGTTTAACCTTTGACACTCCAGAACATTCTGGAAGCTTAAGTGTTGAGGCTAAAGAAGAAGTATTACCTCAGAAAAGTAATAATAagggtagaagaagagaagagttaAGAGTTGTTGGAGGGATAGGTTCTTTTGCATTTGCTCGTGGCATTGCGGTAATTTCTCAAACAGGTGGTGGGCAATCTACTCATGAAAATGGTGTTGCCGCGTCTTATCATGTTAAACTTCAGCTTCAATTTCCAAAGCATAGTTCCAACAAGTTTTTACCATGA